In Leucobacter sp. CX169, a single genomic region encodes these proteins:
- the secA gene encoding preprotein translocase subunit SecA gives MATVLEKVLRFGEGRNLKKLERQAQLVAKLEDSFTELSDDELRGETASFRERIAAGESLDDLLPEAFAAVREASKRTLGLRHFDVQIMGGINLHHGNISEMKTGEGKTLVATLPAYLNALAGKGVHVVTVNDFLASYQSELMGRVFRALGMTTGCIIAGQDPTERRKQYAADITYGTNNEFGFDYLRDNMAASAIERVQRDHFFVIIDEVDSILIDEARTPLIISGPSSGEANRWFADFAQLVRKLVPGTDYEVDEKKRTIGVLEPGIEKVEDYLGIHNLYESVNTPLISFLNNAIKAKALFARDKDYVVLNGEVLIVDEHTGRILAGRRYNEGMHQAIEAKEGVQVKAENQMLATVTLQNYFRLYEKISGMTGTAETEAAEFMGTYKLGVVSIPTNKPMRRVDQPDLVYKNEEVKFAEVVKDIAERHEAGQPVLVGTTSVEKSEYLSRLLAKAGVRHEVLNAKNHAREAAIIAQAGRLGSVTVATNMAGRGTDIMLGGNAEFLAVSEMAARGLSTTETPDEYEDAWDDVFAAVKETVQTEADKVVEAGGLYVLGTERHESRRIDNQLRGRSGRQGDPGESRFYLSLTDDLMRLFNSGAAAALMNRSGVPDDMAIESKVVSRAIQSAQSQVEARNAEIRKNVLKYDDVLDRQRKAIYGDRAQILNGEAIEDRVNAFRTDVIDAILDTHTSTGNGDDWDFDALWADFKQLYPISLTIDEVIAEAGSRGSVNRDFMRKEILSDAEHVYAGREAALGTEAMRELERRVVLSTIDRRWRDHLYEMEYLREGIGLRAMAQRDPIVEYQREGFTLFNSMMGQIKEEAMGLLYHLEVQVRPAAESPDGHVHLQGGGIEETEQGIDQSKLSYTAPSEDGDAEVRGASGRVNQAATAKQQAAQRGAFGQQVPTDDAAPTNRADRRKKK, from the coding sequence GTGGCTACTGTCCTCGAGAAAGTCCTCCGCTTCGGCGAAGGTCGCAACCTGAAGAAGCTGGAACGCCAGGCCCAGCTGGTGGCCAAGCTTGAGGACTCCTTCACTGAGCTGAGTGACGACGAGCTGCGCGGCGAAACGGCGTCGTTCCGTGAGCGCATCGCCGCGGGCGAGAGCCTGGACGACCTGCTGCCCGAGGCCTTCGCCGCGGTGCGCGAGGCCTCGAAGCGTACACTCGGCCTGCGTCACTTCGACGTACAGATCATGGGTGGCATCAACCTGCACCACGGCAACATCTCGGAGATGAAGACCGGTGAGGGCAAGACCCTCGTCGCCACGCTCCCCGCATACCTCAACGCACTGGCCGGCAAAGGCGTTCACGTCGTCACGGTCAACGACTTCCTCGCGAGCTACCAGAGCGAGCTCATGGGCCGCGTCTTCCGTGCGCTTGGCATGACGACCGGCTGCATCATTGCCGGGCAGGATCCGACCGAGCGCCGCAAGCAATATGCCGCCGACATCACGTACGGGACGAACAACGAGTTCGGCTTTGACTACCTGCGCGACAACATGGCGGCGTCGGCGATCGAGCGCGTGCAGCGCGATCACTTCTTCGTCATCATCGACGAGGTCGACTCGATCCTGATCGATGAGGCGCGCACGCCGCTGATCATCTCGGGACCGTCATCGGGCGAGGCCAACCGCTGGTTCGCGGACTTCGCGCAGCTGGTGCGCAAGCTCGTCCCGGGCACCGACTACGAGGTCGACGAGAAGAAGCGCACGATCGGTGTGCTCGAGCCCGGCATCGAAAAGGTCGAGGACTACCTCGGCATCCACAACCTCTACGAGTCGGTGAACACCCCGCTGATCTCCTTCCTGAACAACGCCATCAAGGCAAAGGCGCTCTTCGCGCGCGACAAGGACTACGTCGTGCTCAACGGCGAGGTGCTGATCGTTGACGAGCACACCGGCCGCATCCTGGCCGGGCGCCGCTACAACGAGGGCATGCACCAGGCCATCGAGGCCAAGGAAGGCGTGCAGGTCAAGGCCGAGAACCAGATGCTCGCCACCGTCACGCTGCAGAACTACTTCCGCCTGTACGAGAAGATCTCGGGCATGACGGGTACTGCCGAGACCGAGGCTGCCGAGTTCATGGGCACCTACAAGCTGGGCGTCGTCTCGATCCCGACGAACAAGCCGATGCGTCGCGTCGACCAGCCGGACCTCGTGTACAAGAACGAAGAGGTCAAGTTCGCCGAGGTCGTCAAGGACATCGCCGAGCGTCACGAGGCGGGGCAGCCCGTGCTCGTCGGCACGACCAGCGTCGAAAAGAGCGAATACCTCTCGCGGCTGCTCGCGAAGGCCGGCGTCCGCCACGAGGTCTTGAACGCCAAGAATCACGCGCGCGAGGCCGCCATCATCGCGCAGGCGGGTCGGCTCGGCTCGGTTACCGTCGCCACCAACATGGCCGGCCGCGGTACTGACATCATGCTCGGCGGCAACGCTGAGTTCCTCGCGGTCTCTGAGATGGCGGCCCGCGGGCTCTCGACCACCGAGACGCCGGACGAGTACGAGGACGCGTGGGACGACGTGTTCGCCGCGGTCAAGGAGACCGTGCAGACCGAGGCCGATAAGGTCGTCGAGGCCGGCGGGCTCTACGTGCTCGGCACTGAGCGCCACGAGTCGCGCCGCATCGACAACCAGCTGCGCGGTCGTTCAGGTCGTCAGGGTGACCCGGGCGAGAGCCGCTTCTACCTGTCGCTGACCGACGACCTCATGCGACTGTTCAACTCGGGTGCCGCAGCGGCCCTGATGAACCGCAGCGGTGTGCCCGATGACATGGCGATTGAGTCCAAGGTCGTCAGCCGCGCCATCCAGAGCGCCCAGAGCCAGGTCGAGGCGCGCAACGCTGAGATTCGCAAGAACGTCCTCAAGTATGACGACGTGCTCGACCGCCAGCGCAAGGCGATCTACGGCGACCGCGCCCAGATCCTGAACGGCGAAGCCATCGAGGATCGCGTCAACGCGTTCCGCACCGATGTCATCGACGCGATTCTCGACACTCACACCTCGACCGGCAACGGCGACGACTGGGACTTCGACGCGCTGTGGGCCGACTTCAAGCAGCTCTACCCGATCAGCCTGACGATCGACGAGGTCATTGCCGAGGCCGGAAGCCGCGGCAGTGTCAACCGCGACTTCATGCGCAAGGAGATCCTGTCGGACGCCGAGCACGTGTACGCGGGCCGCGAGGCGGCCCTCGGCACGGAGGCGATGCGCGAGCTCGAGCGACGCGTCGTGCTCTCGACGATTGACCGCCGCTGGCGCGACCACCTCTACGAGATGGAGTACCTGCGCGAGGGCATCGGCCTGCGCGCAATGGCGCAGCGCGACCCGATCGTGGAATACCAGCGCGAGGGCTTCACGCTGTTCAACAGCATGATGGGCCAGATCAAGGAGGAGGCCATGGGCCTGCTCTACCACCTCGAGGTGCAGGTGCGGCCCGCGGCGGAAAGCCCGGACGGTCACGTCCACCTCCAGGGTGGCGGCATCGAAGAGACCGAGCAGGGGATCGATCAGTCGAAGCTCAGCTACACCGCTCCCAGCGAGGACGGCGATGCTGAGGTGCGCGGCGCGAGCGGCCGGGTCAACCAGGCCGCCACGGCGAAGCAGCAGGCTGCCCAGCGCGGCGCCTTTGGCCAGCAGGTACCGACCGACGACGCTGCTCCGACGAACCGCGCGGATCGCCGCAAGAAGAAGTAG
- a CDS encoding M1 family metallopeptidase, which produces MDINYTFDAKTDRAARSVVAQNTITANAPVELGSFSLDFEGMNVDAITVNGAPATFTRSSDSTIESYKLHIVPATPVVGDFTAVVNYSGVPVTHNDNDGSEEGWYHTPDGAIVLGQPVGAMAWLPSNNTPADKATFDIALTVPTTIGGKPAGAVSNGEMVGKAVSEDGLETTWNWSQQNQMATMSAMLGIGNYDITEGSITLLSGKVIPEWTFVDSELSTSAKATTELRRKEIQEITQFLESKYGPYPGNSTGFVVDISNVGYALETQDRSYFPSTPGKSTLVHEMAHQWFGTAVTPADWNSIWISEGQASYASNLYNEGHGGTATKTTYHNTWRSTAPGSANWTVASAAMTDQRQLFGWQVYTRGGMTFEALRQVVGDDTFFAILQAWTQNNNGKSMVTENFISLASEMSGKDLTAFFQDWIYDTDKPAWPSFWTLGLGSDPADGVVAPGDEITYTLTATNAGQVDLAGTAQVDLAGVLDDATLDTAALDPSLTLTGTTLNWAVPTTTGTNAATANFSVKLSDRAYDAALDATASGSLGSTCTTCATAHTTAAVPVITDDDLTDSNRGDLVVPATAVPGDMITVDFANDAYNGTTVTGVLFSDPLDLGASAVAEAAAKFKIPANAPLGKHRVAVFDSIGLLIGWADIELVAAPVDTKPPATGTGNGSGLSSTGSDDAGLWVAGGAAALLLLGGGALLLARRRTVAE; this is translated from the coding sequence GTGGACATTAACTACACATTCGACGCGAAGACGGACCGGGCCGCGAGATCGGTCGTTGCTCAGAACACGATCACCGCGAACGCGCCGGTCGAGCTCGGCAGTTTCTCGCTCGACTTCGAAGGCATGAATGTTGACGCGATCACGGTCAATGGGGCCCCGGCAACCTTCACCCGATCGAGCGACAGCACGATCGAGTCGTACAAGCTGCATATCGTTCCCGCCACCCCGGTGGTTGGCGACTTCACCGCGGTGGTGAACTACTCGGGTGTTCCCGTGACGCACAACGACAACGACGGATCAGAAGAGGGCTGGTACCACACCCCCGACGGCGCAATCGTGCTCGGTCAGCCGGTCGGCGCGATGGCTTGGCTGCCGAGTAACAACACCCCCGCAGACAAGGCGACCTTCGATATTGCGCTGACCGTCCCGACCACCATCGGCGGCAAGCCCGCTGGCGCCGTGAGCAACGGCGAGATGGTCGGCAAAGCGGTGTCGGAGGATGGCCTGGAAACCACGTGGAACTGGAGCCAGCAGAACCAGATGGCCACCATGTCGGCCATGCTCGGCATTGGCAACTACGACATCACCGAGGGCAGCATCACCTTGCTCAGCGGAAAGGTGATCCCCGAGTGGACGTTCGTCGACTCGGAGCTGTCGACCAGCGCCAAGGCGACGACCGAACTGCGCCGCAAGGAGATTCAAGAGATCACGCAGTTCCTCGAGAGCAAGTACGGGCCCTACCCCGGCAACAGCACGGGCTTCGTGGTGGACATCTCGAACGTGGGCTACGCCCTGGAAACGCAGGACCGTTCCTACTTCCCGAGCACCCCGGGCAAGAGCACCCTCGTGCACGAGATGGCGCACCAGTGGTTCGGCACCGCGGTCACCCCCGCAGACTGGAACAGCATCTGGATCAGCGAGGGCCAGGCGAGCTACGCCTCGAACCTCTACAACGAGGGTCACGGCGGAACCGCGACGAAGACGACCTACCACAACACCTGGCGCAGCACGGCCCCCGGCAGCGCGAACTGGACGGTGGCCTCCGCGGCGATGACCGACCAGAGGCAGCTCTTTGGCTGGCAGGTGTACACCCGTGGCGGAATGACCTTCGAGGCCCTCCGCCAGGTCGTCGGCGACGACACGTTCTTCGCGATCCTGCAGGCGTGGACGCAGAACAACAACGGCAAGAGCATGGTGACGGAGAACTTCATCTCCCTGGCAAGCGAGATGTCGGGCAAGGACCTGACGGCCTTCTTCCAAGACTGGATCTACGACACAGACAAGCCAGCCTGGCCGTCGTTCTGGACACTCGGCCTCGGCAGCGATCCTGCCGACGGAGTGGTCGCTCCGGGTGACGAGATCACGTACACGCTGACCGCGACGAACGCCGGGCAGGTTGACCTTGCCGGCACGGCGCAGGTGGACCTCGCCGGGGTGCTCGACGACGCGACGCTGGACACCGCGGCGCTCGATCCGAGTCTGACGCTGACGGGCACCACCCTGAACTGGGCGGTCCCCACGACGACCGGCACGAACGCCGCCACGGCGAACTTCAGCGTGAAACTCAGCGATCGCGCCTACGATGCGGCGCTCGACGCGACCGCTTCCGGCTCGCTCGGATCGACGTGCACCACCTGTGCGACCGCGCACACCACCGCGGCGGTCCCGGTGATCACCGACGACGACCTCACCGACAGCAACCGCGGTGACCTTGTGGTTCCGGCGACGGCGGTCCCCGGCGACATGATCACGGTTGATTTCGCGAACGATGCCTACAACGGCACCACGGTCACGGGTGTGCTGTTCTCGGACCCCCTTGATCTCGGTGCGAGCGCGGTGGCCGAGGCCGCGGCGAAGTTCAAGATTCCCGCGAATGCTCCCCTGGGCAAGCACCGCGTGGCGGTGTTCGACTCGATCGGACTCTTGATTGGTTGGGCCGATATTGAGCTGGTCGCGGCCCCGGTCGACACCAAGCCGCCGGCAACGGGCACGGGCAATGGATCGGGCCTGTCGTCAACCGGTTCGGACGACGCCGGGCTGTGGGTCGCCGGAGGTGCAGCGGCACTCCTGCTGCTCGGCGGCGGGGCCCTGCTGCTCGCGCGTCGGCGCACGGTCGCTGAGTAG
- the hpf gene encoding ribosome hibernation-promoting factor, HPF/YfiA family, with protein MDVNIRGRNVGITDRFESYVSAKTDKVAGLLPKAQAFEVRVSRLSDRSPKNGDRVEVTIIGPGPVIRAESEGSDKYTAFDIAYGRVLERIRRAKERRSDRRGRGRLSLGEAAEHDFAQVDITPAPLEVIEAVATGNVPVQPSEEAPYSPVVIRSKEFPAANLSVEEAVDQMELVGHDFFLFVEHTSGKPSVVYRRKGWDYGVISLAEAE; from the coding sequence ATGGACGTGAACATCCGAGGACGTAATGTCGGGATCACGGATCGCTTCGAAAGTTATGTGAGCGCAAAGACCGACAAGGTCGCGGGGCTGCTTCCCAAAGCCCAAGCGTTCGAGGTTCGAGTCTCTCGCCTCAGCGATCGAAGCCCGAAAAACGGCGACCGGGTTGAGGTGACGATCATCGGCCCCGGGCCAGTGATTCGAGCCGAATCCGAGGGCAGTGACAAGTACACCGCCTTCGACATTGCGTACGGCCGAGTGCTCGAGCGCATCCGTCGCGCGAAGGAACGCCGCAGCGATCGCCGCGGCCGTGGGCGTCTCTCACTCGGCGAGGCCGCAGAGCATGACTTTGCGCAGGTCGACATCACCCCGGCGCCGCTCGAGGTTATCGAGGCGGTGGCCACCGGGAACGTGCCGGTGCAGCCGTCCGAAGAGGCTCCGTACAGTCCCGTCGTCATTCGCAGCAAGGAATTCCCCGCCGCGAACCTGAGTGTCGAGGAAGCCGTCGACCAGATGGAACTCGTCGGACACGACTTCTTCCTGTTCGTCGAGCACACCTCGGGCAAGCCGAGCGTCGTGTACCGCCGCAAGGGCTGGGACTACGGCGTGATTAGTCTCGCCGAAGCCGAGTAG
- a CDS encoding ComF family protein has translation MTWTFRLPRALRELAADLAALVWPVECAGCARPDRACCDACLAGLLRQAHAAAPQVAVPADAASPPADVAASPAWAPAASEPTAVEPAAAGPPVFGAGAHEGLLRDLLVPFKHAGRTSLAPILGRVLAVPLERALALAHGPDPPLVVPIPSRPERVRDRGYRHVEILGREAIRALGATGVRTPVLRRALRTLPGRTSQVGLRAGARRRNAAKIAVSSRMVSRVRTREVVLLDDVRTTGETLAAAAAVLTRDGAKIVAVVTLSQALRHAPRK, from the coding sequence ATGACTTGGACATTCCGGCTGCCGCGGGCGCTGCGCGAACTCGCCGCCGACCTCGCCGCGCTCGTCTGGCCGGTCGAGTGCGCGGGCTGCGCACGACCTGATCGGGCGTGCTGCGACGCGTGTCTCGCGGGGCTGCTGCGACAGGCGCATGCGGCAGCGCCGCAGGTGGCGGTGCCGGCTGACGCCGCGTCGCCGCCGGCTGATGTCGCTGCGTCGCCGGCCTGGGCGCCGGCCGCTTCGGAACCGACCGCCGTGGAACCGGCCGCGGCTGGCCCGCCGGTCTTCGGTGCTGGCGCCCACGAGGGGCTCCTGCGCGACCTCCTCGTGCCGTTCAAGCATGCGGGACGGACGTCGCTCGCGCCGATCCTGGGGAGGGTGCTTGCGGTGCCGCTCGAGCGCGCGCTGGCACTCGCACACGGGCCAGACCCGCCACTCGTCGTGCCCATCCCGTCCCGGCCCGAACGCGTGCGTGATCGCGGGTATCGGCACGTCGAGATACTGGGGCGCGAGGCGATACGGGCGCTCGGCGCCACCGGTGTGCGCACGCCAGTCCTGCGGCGTGCGCTTCGCACGCTGCCCGGACGCACGAGCCAGGTGGGGCTGCGGGCAGGCGCGAGGCGCAGGAACGCCGCAAAGATCGCCGTGAGTTCCCGGATGGTGTCGCGGGTGCGAACTCGGGAAGTGGTCCTGCTCGACGACGTTCGAACGACGGGCGAAACCCTGGCCGCAGCGGCCGCGGTACTGACGCGCGACGGTGCCAAAATTGTGGCCGTCGTGACGCTCTCGCAGGCGCTGCGACACGCCCCGAGAAAGTAG
- a CDS encoding GerMN domain-containing protein: MTAMHAHPGRRTISRRIRAVAGLLAAGILLAGCQGVPSSGPVAAGLTDLEQSDQQVLFNPNRPVEGASAKDIVGGFVDAASSSTDNYAIARQFLSPDYAEQWDPSAGVFIYEGSRPFREPVEGVAILSLSATALLDEHGTLTPTPEGPTTDVRFEVVQVDGEWRISSAPNGIILDQAIFTEVWAPHQLYFADVAGVLVPDTRWFLSRATASTNIVAELIAGPADPLLGAVRSGFPTGTVLAAEAVPIVEGTAKIDLSGEVENADAADRELMSAQLAASLRSVRGVTGFAISVNQTPGFAEGPVAAQPVSGAPKSKFSAVIMGEDGFGFLSTAGFEPLPGIGDAIAALDPSAVTLSLDEPVLAAVLENGRVTVFGAGGPVPVDDRPGVLAPSVDRYEYVWVGSSATPTTVTATRIGRDPVSIAVPWLDGLSLRALRVSPDGSRIAALVADGDSSGVVVGGIMRDREGRPIAVTETAVVSMFLPGAPIDLDWMDETRFVTLTEVGSVARVTIGGPGLFPVEAGSVAEGVSIAGTGSRSQLRVLDAEGALFGLQGSGWQRQANGVELLAKRG, from the coding sequence ATGACTGCGATGCACGCTCACCCCGGCAGGCGGACGATCTCGCGCAGGATCCGGGCCGTCGCAGGCCTACTTGCCGCAGGGATCCTGCTGGCGGGCTGCCAGGGAGTGCCCTCGAGCGGTCCAGTCGCGGCCGGACTGACCGACCTCGAACAGAGCGATCAGCAGGTGCTGTTCAACCCGAATCGGCCCGTCGAGGGAGCGTCAGCGAAGGACATCGTGGGTGGCTTTGTTGACGCCGCCTCGTCGAGCACGGACAATTACGCGATCGCGCGCCAGTTTCTCTCGCCGGACTACGCCGAGCAGTGGGACCCGAGCGCCGGGGTGTTTATCTACGAGGGGTCTCGGCCCTTCCGAGAACCGGTGGAGGGCGTCGCCATCCTGTCGCTCTCGGCGACCGCGCTGCTCGATGAGCACGGCACGCTCACCCCGACGCCCGAGGGGCCGACGACCGATGTTCGCTTCGAGGTGGTGCAGGTGGATGGGGAGTGGCGCATCTCTTCCGCGCCGAACGGCATCATCCTTGACCAAGCGATCTTCACCGAGGTATGGGCCCCGCATCAGCTCTATTTCGCGGATGTCGCCGGGGTGCTGGTCCCCGATACTCGCTGGTTCCTCAGCCGGGCCACCGCCAGTACCAACATCGTTGCTGAGCTCATTGCGGGCCCCGCTGACCCGCTCTTGGGCGCCGTGCGCAGCGGGTTCCCGACGGGCACCGTGCTCGCTGCCGAGGCGGTGCCGATTGTCGAAGGGACTGCCAAGATCGACCTGTCGGGAGAGGTCGAGAATGCTGACGCGGCCGACCGCGAACTCATGAGCGCGCAACTCGCGGCGAGCCTTCGATCAGTGCGCGGCGTCACCGGGTTCGCGATTTCGGTGAATCAGACCCCCGGCTTCGCCGAGGGGCCGGTGGCGGCGCAGCCAGTGAGCGGCGCGCCGAAGTCGAAGTTCTCGGCAGTGATCATGGGCGAGGACGGGTTCGGGTTCCTGTCGACTGCCGGGTTTGAACCGCTTCCGGGGATCGGCGATGCCATCGCGGCCCTCGACCCGAGCGCCGTCACGCTCTCGCTGGACGAGCCAGTGCTCGCTGCCGTGCTGGAAAACGGCCGTGTGACGGTGTTCGGGGCGGGTGGGCCGGTGCCGGTGGACGACCGCCCCGGAGTGCTCGCGCCTTCGGTTGACCGCTACGAGTACGTTTGGGTCGGCTCGTCGGCGACCCCCACCACGGTGACGGCGACCCGGATCGGACGCGACCCCGTCTCGATCGCCGTGCCCTGGCTCGACGGCTTGTCGCTGCGCGCGTTGCGGGTGTCGCCCGATGGCAGTCGAATCGCGGCCCTCGTCGCCGACGGAGACAGCAGCGGGGTGGTCGTCGGAGGGATTATGCGCGACCGCGAGGGGCGCCCGATCGCCGTCACCGAGACGGCAGTCGTGAGCATGTTCCTGCCCGGCGCGCCGATCGATCTCGATTGGATGGACGAGACGCGCTTCGTCACGCTGACTGAGGTGGGCAGCGTCGCGCGAGTCACGATCGGCGGCCCGGGGCTCTTCCCGGTGGAGGCCGGATCGGTCGCGGAGGGCGTCAGCATCGCCGGGACCGGGTCGCGCTCGCAGCTGCGAGTGCTGGACGCGGAGGGCGCGCTCTTCGGGTTGCAGGGCAGTGGCTGGCAGCGTCAGGCGAACGGGGTGGAACTGCTCGCAAAGCGCGGGTAG
- the mtrB gene encoding MtrAB system histidine kinase MtrB produces MSRGRSRLALWLRRAWLRVVKLTNPVVGPFRERWRRSLKLRTMAVTGLVTGVMIAIAGTFILTSIGDDLYSARRDQVLQDSARATVSAQQLLDASDASEHSTLSALMTSMRRAVSDTTSSQMFAVRRQPGQTATAEVPQDFSTEIALGDLITPDLATALHSGDAPQYWQPVELDTPSGEPGPGIIVGSTLTFPGAAGTYDLYIGYSLAETQSTLEFIQRTLMITAVILMLLIGVLVWTMTRIVFRPIRAAADTSRRLAAGETQVRMPRQNDEQFDLLSDSFNHMADTLQQRIAELDELSEMQQRFVSDVSHELRTPLTTIRLASEVLSAKASDMDPAQARSVELLRTQVDRFERLLTDLLEISRYDAGRVTLETEQTNLVRLTEEVCEGLQPLSPSLIEVRALGGYAPIEVDPRRIRRIVTNLVGNAIEHGEGNPVVVTIDSNQSAVALTVRDWGVGMSADATEHVFDRFWRADPSRKRTLGGTGLGLAIALEDAAVHGGQLEVWSEAGVGTNFRLTLPRSEGVASFLSPLPLIADEHLTAAGDTQSTGGWLRRPMRNLGKRRRS; encoded by the coding sequence GTGAGTCGCGGCCGCTCGAGGCTCGCGCTCTGGCTGCGTCGTGCGTGGCTGCGCGTCGTCAAACTGACCAATCCGGTGGTCGGGCCGTTTCGCGAGCGCTGGCGACGGTCGCTCAAGCTGCGCACGATGGCGGTCACCGGCCTCGTGACCGGCGTCATGATCGCGATCGCCGGCACCTTCATCTTGACGAGCATCGGCGACGACCTCTACTCGGCCCGTCGCGACCAGGTGCTGCAGGACTCGGCGCGCGCGACCGTCTCGGCCCAGCAGCTGCTCGATGCGTCGGACGCGAGTGAGCACAGCACGCTGTCGGCGCTGATGACCTCAATGCGGCGCGCGGTGAGCGACACGACGTCGAGCCAGATGTTCGCGGTGAGGCGCCAGCCGGGCCAGACCGCGACCGCCGAGGTGCCGCAGGACTTCAGCACCGAGATCGCGCTCGGCGACCTCATCACTCCCGACCTGGCGACGGCGCTACACAGCGGCGATGCGCCGCAGTACTGGCAGCCGGTCGAGCTCGACACCCCCTCCGGGGAGCCGGGCCCCGGCATCATCGTGGGCTCGACCCTCACCTTCCCGGGGGCGGCCGGCACGTACGACCTCTACATCGGGTACAGCCTCGCCGAGACCCAGAGCACGCTCGAGTTCATTCAGCGCACGCTCATGATCACCGCCGTCATCCTCATGCTGCTGATCGGCGTGCTCGTCTGGACCATGACGCGCATCGTCTTCCGGCCCATCAGGGCGGCCGCCGATACGAGCCGGCGCCTCGCCGCGGGCGAGACCCAGGTACGCATGCCGCGGCAGAACGACGAGCAGTTCGACCTGCTCTCGGACAGCTTCAATCACATGGCCGACACCCTGCAGCAGCGCATCGCCGAGCTCGACGAGCTGTCGGAGATGCAGCAGCGCTTCGTGTCGGACGTGTCGCACGAGCTGCGCACCCCGCTCACGACGATCCGGCTGGCCAGCGAGGTGCTCAGCGCGAAGGCCTCCGACATGGACCCGGCGCAGGCGCGCTCCGTCGAGCTGCTGCGCACGCAAGTAGACCGCTTCGAGCGGTTGCTCACCGACCTCCTCGAGATCTCGCGCTACGACGCCGGGCGGGTCACGCTCGAGACCGAGCAGACCAATCTGGTGCGCCTGACGGAGGAGGTGTGCGAGGGGCTGCAGCCCCTCTCGCCGAGCCTCATCGAGGTGCGCGCGCTGGGCGGGTACGCCCCCATCGAGGTCGATCCGCGCCGCATCCGCCGCATCGTCACGAACCTGGTGGGCAACGCGATCGAGCACGGCGAGGGCAACCCCGTCGTCGTCACGATCGACTCGAACCAGTCCGCGGTGGCGCTCACCGTGCGCGACTGGGGCGTCGGGATGAGTGCCGACGCCACCGAGCACGTCTTCGACCGGTTCTGGCGGGCCGACCCGTCGCGCAAGCGCACCCTCGGCGGCACGGGCCTCGGCCTCGCGATCGCGCTCGAGGACGCAGCGGTGCACGGCGGGCAGCTCGAGGTGTGGTCCGAGGCCGGCGTCGGCACGAACTTCCGGCTCACGCTGCCCCGCAGCGAGGGCGTGGCATCGTTCCTGTCGCCCCTACCCCTCATCGCCGACGAACACCTCACGGCGGCGGGCGACACCCAGTCCACGGGCGGCTGGTTGCGCCGCCCCATGCGCAATCTCGGGAAACGGCGGCGATCATGA
- the mtrA gene encoding MtrAB system response regulator MtrA, whose translation MSARILVVDDDKALAEMIGIVLEAEGFTPFFSGDGAEAIEVFREGRPDLVLLDVMLPGLDGIQVCERIRAESGVPIIMLTARTDTTDVVRGLEAGADDYVVKPFNPVELTARIKARLREPQQDLPETIRVGDLTIDVAAHEVRRGAQPISLTPLEFDLLVILARKPQQVFSREVLLEKVWGYQYKADTRLVNVHVQRLRAKVELDPDYPTIVTTVRGVGYRAGAVTD comes from the coding sequence ATGAGTGCACGGATTCTGGTCGTCGACGATGACAAGGCCCTGGCCGAGATGATCGGTATCGTCCTTGAAGCCGAGGGCTTCACGCCTTTCTTCTCGGGGGACGGCGCGGAGGCCATCGAGGTCTTCCGCGAGGGGCGCCCGGACCTGGTGCTGCTCGACGTCATGCTGCCGGGCCTCGACGGGATCCAGGTCTGCGAGCGCATTCGCGCCGAGTCCGGGGTGCCCATCATCATGCTCACAGCCCGCACCGACACCACCGATGTGGTGCGCGGGCTTGAGGCGGGCGCTGATGACTACGTCGTCAAGCCGTTCAACCCGGTGGAACTGACCGCCCGCATCAAGGCCCGCCTGCGCGAGCCCCAGCAGGATCTCCCCGAGACCATTCGCGTGGGCGACCTGACGATTGACGTCGCCGCGCACGAGGTGCGCCGCGGCGCGCAGCCGATCTCGCTCACGCCGCTCGAGTTCGATCTGCTCGTCATTCTCGCCCGCAAGCCGCAGCAGGTGTTCAGCCGCGAGGTGCTGCTCGAAAAGGTGTGGGGCTATCAGTACAAGGCCGACACCCGTCTCGTGAACGTCCACGTGCAGCGCCTGCGCGCCAAGGTTGAGCTCGACCCGGACTACCCCACCATCGTCACCACCGTGCGCGGCGTCGGCTACCGCGCCGGCGCGGTGACTGACTGA